One window from the genome of Grus americana isolate bGruAme1 chromosome 2, bGruAme1.mat, whole genome shotgun sequence encodes:
- the RPA3 gene encoding replication protein A 14 kDa subunit isoform X2, whose amino-acid sequence MGDVHEVPRRRIATSHLAQNIGQPVCFVGRVEKIHPTGKLFVLSDGEGKHTTVELSEPLDEEISGVLEVVGRVTNQATIMCMSYVQFREDKSPFGRSGTLQ is encoded by the exons ATGGGGGACGTCCATGAGGTACCGCGGCGGCGCATCGCCACCAGTCACCTGGCGCAGAACATCGGGCAGCCCGTCTGCTTCGTGGGCCGCGTCGAGAAG ATTCATCCTACTGGGAAGCTTTTCGTGCTTTCggatggagaaggaaaacataCAACTGTGGAGCTGAGCGAACCT CTAGACGAAGAGATCTCAGGAGTTCTTGAAGTAGTTGGAAGAGTAACAAATCAGGCAACCATCATGTGCATGTCGTACGTCCAGTTCAGAGAAGACAAAAGTCCATTTGGTAG ATCTGGAACTCTACAatga
- the RPA3 gene encoding replication protein A 14 kDa subunit isoform X1 has translation MGDVHEVPRRRIATSHLAQNIGQPVCFVGRVEKIHPTGKLFVLSDGEGKHTTVELSEPLDEEISGVLEVVGRVTNQATIMCMSYVQFREDKSPFDLELYNEAIKIIHEFPEYFPFGTGRNN, from the exons ATGGGGGACGTCCATGAGGTACCGCGGCGGCGCATCGCCACCAGTCACCTGGCGCAGAACATCGGGCAGCCCGTCTGCTTCGTGGGCCGCGTCGAGAAG ATTCATCCTACTGGGAAGCTTTTCGTGCTTTCggatggagaaggaaaacataCAACTGTGGAGCTGAGCGAACCT CTAGACGAAGAGATCTCAGGAGTTCTTGAAGTAGTTGGAAGAGTAACAAATCAGGCAACCATCATGTGCATGTCGTACGTCCAGTTCAGAGAAGACAAAAGTCCATTTG ATCTGGAACTCTACAatgaagcaataaaaattattcatgaATTCCCTGAATACTTCCCGTTCGGTACTGGGAGAAacaactga
- the MIOS gene encoding GATOR complex protein MIOS has product MSGSKPDILWAPHHVDRFVVCDSELSLYHIDSAVSSELKAGSLRLSEETTATLLSINSDTPYMKCVAWYPKYDPECLLAVGQANGRVVLTSLGQDHNSKSKDLIGKEFVPKHARQCNTLAWNPLDSNWLAAGLDKHRADFSVLIWDISSKYAPETAVATEKVRLSAGDPEGGLVVTKPLYELGQNDACLSLCWLPRDQKLLLAGMHRNLAIFDLRNTSQKIFVNTKAVQGVTVDPYFHDRVASFYEGQVAIWDLRKFEKPVLTLTEQPKPLTKVAWCPTRTGLLATLTRDSNIIRLYDMQHTPTPIGDETEPTIIERSVQPCENYIASFAWHPTSQNRMVVVTPNRTMSDFTVFERISLAWSPVTSLMWACGRHLYECTEEGKASSLEKDIATKMRLRALSRYGLDTEQVWRNHLLAGNEDPQLKSLWYTLHFMKQYTEDMDQKLTGNKGPLVYAGIKSIVKSSLGTTENLRHSRSGSDRQADIIQYLSEERSLALQLCGWIKKGTDLDVEPFLNSLEQEGDWERAAAVALFNLDIRRAIQILNKGASSGKGDLNLNVVAMALSGYTDEKNSLWREMCSTLRLQLNNPYLCAMFAFLTSESGSYDGVLYENNMAVRDRVAFACKFLNDAQLNRFIEKLTNEMKDAGNLEGILLTGLTKDGVDLMESYVDRTGDVQTASYCMLQGSPSDVLKDERVQYWIENYRNLLDAWRFWHKRAEFDIHRSKLDPSSKPLAQVFVSCNFCGKSISYSCSAIPHQGRGFSQYGVSGSPTKSKVTSCPGCRKPLPRCALCLINMGTPVSSCPGGSKSDEKVDLSKDKKLAQFNNWFTWCHNCRHGGHAGHMLSWFRDHTECPVSACSCKCMQLDTTGNLIPAETVQA; this is encoded by the exons ATGAGTGGCTCCAAACCTGATATTCTGTGGGCCCCACACCACGTTGACAGATTCGTTGTATGCGATTCAGAATTGAGCCTTTATCACATTGACTCTGCTGTAAGTTCAGAACTCAAGGCAGGGTCCTTGCGGTTATCAGAAGAAACTACAGCTACGCTACTGTCAATAAATTCAGATACACCGTATATGAAATGTGTGGCTTGGTATCCGAAGTACGATCCCGAATGTCTCCTTGCTGTTGGACAGGCCAATGGTCGAGTGGTACTTACTAGCCTTGGTCAAGATCACAACTCAAAATCTAAAGATTTGATAGGCAAAGAATTTGTTCCCAAACACGCACGTCAATGCAATACCCTCGCGTGGAACCCACTAGACAGCAACTGGCTTGCTGCTGGGTTAGATAAACATCGGGCTGACTTTTCAGTATTGATCTGGGATATCAGTAGCAAATATGCCCCAGAGACTGCAGTTGCTACAGAGAAAGTAAGACTTTCAGCAGGAGATCCGGAAGGAGGACTGGTAGTAACAAAGCCACTGTATGAATTGGGACAGAATGATgcttgtctctctctctgttggCTTCCACGGGATCAGAAGCTGCTTTTAGCTGGAATGCATCGAAATCTGGCGATCTTCGATCTGAGGAACACAAgccaaaaaatatttgtaaacacCAAGGCTGTCCAAGGCGTGACTGTCGATCCCTACTTCCACGATCGTGTAGCTTCCTTCTATGAAGGTCAGGTTGCCATATGGGATTTAAGAAAGTTTGAAAAGCCAGTTTTGACCTTGACAGAGCAACCAAAACCCTTAACAAAAGTCGCATGGTGTCCAACAAGAACTGGACTGTTAGCTACATTAACAAGGGATAGTAATATCATTAGACTGTATGACATGCAGCATACTCCCACCCCTATTGGAGATGAAACTGAGCCAACAATAATTGAAAGAAGTGTCCAGCCATGTGAAAACTACATTGCTTCATTTGCCTGGCATCCCACAAGTCAAAATCGAATGGTAGTAGTGACTCCCAACAGGACGATGTCTGACTTCAcagtttttgaaagaatttctctTGCCTGGAGTCCAGTGACATCCTTAATGTGGGCTTGTGGACGACATTTATATGAATgtacagaagaaggaaaagctaGTTCCTTGGAAAAAGACATAGCCACCAAAATGCGGCTTAGAGCTCTATCAAGGTATGGTCTTGATACTGAACAAGTTTGGAGAAATCACCTCCTAGCTGGAAATGAAGATCCTCAGCTGAAATCGCTTTGGTACACTCTGCATT TTATGAAGCAGTATACTGAAGATATGGATCAAAAACTTACAGGAAATAAAGGTCCCTTAGTTTATGCTGGCATTAAATCAATTGTGAAGTCATCTTTGG GAACAACAGAGAACCTCAGGCACAGCAGGAGTGGATCTGATAGACAGGCAGATATTATTCAGTATCTGAGTGAGGAGAGATCCTTGGCTTTACAGCTCTGTGGGTGGATAAAGAAGGGAACGGACTTAGATGTGGAaccttttttaaattcattggAACAGGAAGGAGACTGGGAGCGAGCTGCTGCTGTAGCACTTTTCAACTTGGACATACGGAGAGCAATACAGATTCTAAATAAAGGGGCTTCCTCGGGAAAAG GTGATCTGAACCTTAATGTAGTAGCAATGGCTCTATCAGGCTACACAGATGAGAAGAACTCGCTTTGGAGAGAAATGTGCAGCACTCTAAGACTGCAGTTGAACAATCCCTACTTGTGTGCTATGTTTGCTTTCCTGACAAGTGAGTCTGGTTCATATGATGGTGTTTTG tATGAAAATAACATGGCTGTACGAGACAGAGTGGCATTTGCTTGCAAGTTCCTCAATGATGCTCAG ctgaacAGGTTTATTGAAAAGCTGACGAATGAAATGAAAGATGCTGGGAATTTGGAGGGAATACTGTTAACAGGGCTGACAAAAGATGGAGTTGACTTGATGGAAAGTTATGTTGACAGAACTGGAGATGTCCAGACAGCAAGCTATTGTATGCTACAG GGTTCTCCATCGGACGTACTTAAGGATGAGAGGGTTCAGTACTGGATTGAGAACTACCGGAATCTTTTAGACGCTTGGAGGTTTTGGCATAAACGTGCAGAATTTGATATCCATAGGAGTAAGCTGGATCCCAGTTCAAAACCGTTAGCCCAG GTGTTTGTGAGTTGcaatttctgtggaaaatcaATCTCCTACAGCTGTTCAGCTATTCCACATCAGGGGCGAGGTTTTAGCCAATACGGAGTTAGTGGTTCACCAACTAAGTCAAAAGTTACAAGCTGTCCCGGTTGCCGTAAACCCCTTCCTCGCTGTGCACTTTGTTTGATAAATATGGGAACACCAGTTTCCAGCTGTCCAG GAGGATCCAAGTCAGATGAAAAAGTGGATCTTAGCAAAGACAAGAAGTTAGCCCAGTTCAACAACTGGTTTACTTGGTGTCACAACTGTAGGCATGGTGGACATGCTGGGCATATGCTTAGCTGGTTCAG GGACCATACCGAGTGCCCCGTTTCTGCCTGCTCTTGTAAGTGTATGCAGCTGGATACAACAGGGAATCTCATTCCAGCAGAGACGGTCCAGGCATAA